A DNA window from Allokutzneria albata contains the following coding sequences:
- the hisH gene encoding imidazole glycerol phosphate synthase subunit HisH has product MSRVVVLDYGSGNLRSAERALRRVGADVEVTADHRAALAADGLVVPGVGAFGACMAGLRSVQGPRIIGERLAGGRPVLGICVGMQALFERGVEHGVTDEGCGEWPGTVERLHADVLPHMGWNTVRAPEGSQFFAGLDADARFYFVHSFGVRKWELDADGAFTPPLVTWAHHGEDFVAAVENGPLWATQFHPEKSGDAGAHILRNWLNTL; this is encoded by the coding sequence GTGTCCCGCGTCGTCGTGCTCGACTATGGCTCCGGCAACCTCCGTTCCGCCGAACGCGCTCTGCGCCGCGTCGGTGCCGACGTCGAGGTGACCGCGGACCATCGTGCCGCACTCGCGGCGGACGGCCTGGTGGTTCCCGGAGTCGGCGCTTTCGGCGCGTGCATGGCGGGACTGCGCTCGGTCCAGGGGCCGCGCATCATCGGCGAGCGGCTGGCGGGCGGACGCCCCGTCCTCGGTATCTGCGTGGGGATGCAGGCACTGTTCGAGCGCGGCGTCGAGCACGGGGTCACCGACGAGGGCTGCGGCGAGTGGCCGGGCACCGTGGAGCGGCTGCACGCCGACGTCCTGCCGCACATGGGCTGGAACACCGTTCGCGCTCCGGAGGGCTCGCAGTTCTTCGCCGGGCTCGACGCGGACGCCCGGTTCTACTTCGTGCACTCCTTCGGCGTGCGCAAGTGGGAGCTGGACGCGGACGGCGCGTTCACCCCGCCGCTGGTGACCTGGGCCCACCACGGGGAGGACTTCGTCGCCGCGGTGGAGAACGGGCCGCTGTGGGCCACCCAGTTCCACCCGGAGAAATCCGGCGACGCCGGCGCGCACATCCTGCGCAACTGGCTGAACACGCTCTAG
- a CDS encoding transketolase family protein, translating into MTAADFAGKTEQALMSGDVTMRETFVETVTAAMDTDPRIAVVTADISAGNFAEARSRHPERVVNVGIREQAMIGVAGGMALTGLRPVAHSYTPFLIERPFEQIKLDLGHQDVGAVLVSIGASYDDPVWGRTHQAPGDVALIDTLPGWTVHVPGHQDEVRSLLTEALAGDDRVYLRLSTRRNARAYPTDAGFIPVRLGSKGVVVAVGPTLDSVLAATSTVDVTVLYAATVRPFDHAGLREAVGANANVVLVEPYLQGTSAHEVGTALADVPHRLLSLGVHRDNEVRAYGTAEQHDVIHGLDPAGLHHSITQFLG; encoded by the coding sequence ATGACCGCCGCCGATTTCGCCGGGAAGACCGAGCAGGCGCTGATGTCCGGTGACGTCACCATGCGCGAGACCTTCGTCGAGACCGTCACCGCCGCCATGGACACCGACCCGCGGATCGCCGTGGTGACCGCCGACATCTCGGCGGGCAACTTCGCCGAGGCCCGGTCCAGGCACCCGGAGCGCGTGGTCAACGTGGGCATCCGCGAGCAGGCCATGATCGGCGTCGCCGGAGGGATGGCGCTGACCGGGCTGCGGCCGGTGGCGCACAGCTACACGCCGTTCCTGATCGAGCGGCCCTTCGAGCAGATCAAGCTGGACCTGGGGCACCAGGACGTCGGCGCGGTCCTGGTCAGCATCGGCGCCTCCTACGACGACCCCGTGTGGGGGCGGACCCACCAGGCCCCCGGTGACGTCGCCCTGATCGACACGCTCCCCGGCTGGACGGTCCACGTGCCTGGCCACCAGGACGAGGTCCGCTCGCTGCTGACCGAGGCCCTTGCCGGGGACGACCGCGTGTACCTGCGCCTGTCCACGCGCCGCAACGCGCGGGCCTACCCGACGGACGCGGGCTTCATCCCGGTGCGCCTCGGGAGCAAGGGCGTCGTCGTCGCGGTCGGGCCGACCCTGGACTCCGTGCTCGCCGCAACGTCCACTGTGGACGTTACTGTGCTCTACGCGGCCACCGTGCGGCCCTTCGACCACGCCGGGCTGCGCGAAGCCGTGGGCGCGAACGCGAACGTGGTTCTGGTGGAGCCCTACCTCCAGGGCACGTCGGCGCACGAGGTCGGCACCGCCCTGGCCGACGTCCCGCACCGGCTGCTCTCGCTGGGCGTGCACCGCGACAACGAGGTCCGCGCCTACGGCACCGCGGAGCAGCACGACGTGATCCACGGCCTCGACCCCGCCGGCCTGCACCACTCCATCACCCAGTTCCTGGGCTGA
- a CDS encoding thiamine pyrophosphate-dependent enzyme, with product MTQGTLRRGWAELPALFRRMTGDEKHEWAATSTLPTLWTLYDRVLNVSPERVDDPDRDRFLLSKGHGPMAYYAVLAAKGFLDPSTLDDWTDFGSPLGQHPDRVLVPGVEIGAGSLGHGLALGVGQVLGLRAQGRTEPRVVVLVGDGEFDEGSNHEAIALAGRLGLEQLTVVAIDNGSASHGWPGGMATRFAVEGWDTVSVDGRDQEALYHAFTEEHPGRARAVVAVIREEGAE from the coding sequence ATGACACAGGGGACCTTGCGAAGGGGTTGGGCGGAACTGCCCGCCCTGTTCCGGCGGATGACCGGGGACGAGAAGCACGAGTGGGCGGCCACCTCCACGCTGCCCACCCTCTGGACGCTCTACGACCGCGTGCTGAACGTCTCGCCCGAGCGGGTCGACGACCCGGACCGGGACCGTTTCCTGCTCTCCAAGGGGCACGGGCCGATGGCCTACTACGCGGTGCTGGCCGCGAAGGGCTTCCTCGATCCGTCCACTTTGGACGACTGGACCGATTTCGGCTCGCCGCTGGGCCAGCACCCCGACCGCGTGCTGGTGCCCGGCGTGGAGATCGGCGCGGGTTCGCTCGGACACGGCCTGGCACTCGGCGTCGGCCAGGTGCTCGGGCTGCGCGCCCAGGGCCGGACCGAGCCCAGGGTGGTCGTGCTGGTCGGCGACGGCGAGTTCGACGAGGGCAGCAACCACGAGGCCATCGCGCTGGCCGGCCGCCTCGGCCTGGAGCAGCTGACCGTGGTGGCCATCGACAACGGCTCCGCCAGCCACGGCTGGCCCGGCGGCATGGCCACCCGCTTCGCCGTCGAGGGCTGGGACACCGTCTCCGTCGACGGCCGGGACCAGGAAGCGCTCTACCACGCGTTCACCGAGGAGCACCCCGGCCGCGCGCGCGCCGTGGTCGCCGTGATCAGGGAAGAAGGTGCGGAATGA
- the soxR gene encoding redox-sensitive transcriptional activator SoxR, with protein MAEVPKWLTIGDVAARSGVPHTALRFYEDKGLITSERTAGNQRRYARSVLRRLAFIRSAQRVGLTLEDVRDALATLPDNRTPTKADWSRLSRSWDKELEIRIDALQRLRERLASCIGCGCLSLKACGLYNENDEQAKFGPGAHKLKPAAEGGRD; from the coding sequence ATGGCGGAGGTGCCCAAATGGCTGACGATCGGCGATGTGGCCGCGCGCAGCGGTGTCCCGCACACCGCGTTGCGCTTCTACGAGGACAAGGGCCTGATCACCTCGGAGCGCACCGCGGGCAACCAGCGCCGCTACGCCCGCTCGGTGCTGCGCAGGCTGGCGTTCATCCGCTCCGCGCAACGGGTCGGGCTCACCCTGGAGGACGTGCGCGACGCGCTCGCGACGCTGCCGGACAACCGCACGCCGACGAAGGCGGACTGGAGCCGCTTGTCCCGGTCGTGGGACAAGGAGCTGGAGATCCGCATCGACGCGCTGCAGCGGCTGCGCGAGCGCCTGGCGTCGTGCATCGGCTGCGGTTGCCTGTCGCTGAAGGCGTGCGGGCTCTACAACGAGAACGACGAGCAGGCGAAGTTCGGCCCCGGAGCGCACAAGCTCAAGCCCGCGGCCGAGGGTGGCCGGGACTGA
- a CDS encoding peptidase inhibitor family I36 protein: protein MFEGRVRRAAVAVLVVAGTMLAGVAPASAKAKNDCRNDICMWEDANYVGDRYVDEPMIAGCREIPGWNGDNEISSVWNRSGRLIYLYSEDNCQGRAYAVGSGAELASLSDFNDDAESYLVT, encoded by the coding sequence ATGTTCGAGGGAAGAGTTCGCCGTGCCGCTGTCGCGGTTCTCGTGGTCGCGGGCACGATGCTGGCCGGCGTCGCGCCCGCCTCGGCGAAGGCGAAGAACGACTGCCGCAACGACATCTGCATGTGGGAGGACGCGAACTACGTCGGCGACCGCTATGTCGACGAGCCGATGATCGCCGGCTGCCGGGAGATCCCCGGGTGGAACGGTGACAACGAGATCAGCTCCGTGTGGAACCGCTCGGGTCGCCTCATCTACCTCTACAGCGAGGACAACTGCCAGGGCAGGGCCTACGCGGTGGGGTCGGGAGCTGAACTCGCCAGCCTCAGCGACTTCAACGATGACGCCGAGAGCTACCTGGTGACCTGA
- a CDS encoding RNA 2'-phosphotransferase, with protein sequence MNRTRLVSVSKRMSRHLRHAPEEIGITLDAAGWVDVADLLAALRISREELEAVVAGNDKRRFAFDETGERIRASQGHSVAVDLGLEPAEPPAVLYHGTVERFLSAILEEGLRPMKRHAVHLSADVETARRVGSRRGSPTILVVDAAAMAADGHTFHRSANGVWLTDAVPPRYLKRT encoded by the coding sequence ATGAACCGAACAAGACTCGTGAGCGTGTCCAAGCGGATGTCCCGCCACCTCCGCCACGCCCCCGAAGAGATCGGCATCACCCTGGACGCGGCGGGCTGGGTGGACGTCGCCGACCTGCTCGCGGCGCTGCGCATCTCCCGCGAGGAACTGGAAGCCGTGGTGGCGGGCAACGACAAGCGCCGCTTCGCCTTCGACGAGACCGGCGAGCGCATCCGCGCCAGCCAGGGCCACAGCGTCGCCGTGGACCTGGGACTGGAACCGGCGGAGCCGCCCGCGGTGCTCTACCACGGCACTGTCGAGCGTTTCCTGTCCGCGATCCTCGAAGAGGGTCTACGGCCGATGAAGCGGCACGCCGTGCACCTGTCGGCGGACGTCGAGACCGCGCGCCGCGTGGGCAGCCGCCGCGGCTCACCCACGATCCTGGTGGTCGACGCCGCCGCGATGGCCGCGGACGGTCACACCTTCCACCGCAGCGCCAACGGTGTCTGGCTCACCGACGCCGTTCCGCCGCGCTACCTCAAGCGGACTTAG
- a CDS encoding peptidase inhibitor family I36 protein, which yields MSGRRMLRSAVAVLAVVGAMLTGVAPASAAQVGCDGKLCMWEDEWYQGSLYVQASVEAGCRDINGWNGDNEISSLHNQTGRVVRLFADDNCQGRSLYVCGRWYHPDLDEQDFDNEAESYRFE from the coding sequence ATGTCCGGGAGAAGAATGCTGCGTTCCGCCGTCGCGGTTCTCGCCGTCGTCGGCGCGATGCTGACCGGCGTCGCGCCCGCGTCGGCCGCGCAGGTCGGTTGCGACGGCAAGCTCTGCATGTGGGAAGACGAGTGGTACCAGGGGTCGCTCTACGTCCAGGCGTCGGTGGAGGCCGGTTGCAGGGACATCAACGGGTGGAACGGCGACAACGAGATCTCTTCCCTGCACAACCAGACCGGGCGCGTCGTCAGGCTTTTCGCCGATGACAACTGTCAGGGCAGGAGCCTGTACGTGTGCGGGCGCTGGTACCACCCGGATCTCGATGAGCAGGACTTCGACAACGAGGCGGAGAGCTACAGGTTCGAGTGA
- the hisB gene encoding imidazoleglycerol-phosphate dehydratase HisB, producing MNRIAKIERTTKESSIHVELDLDGAGKVDVSTGVPFFDHMLTALGAHASFDLVVRATGDVEIDAHHTVEDTAIVLGQALREAIGDAAGIRRFGDAWIPMDETLAHAAVDVSGRPYCVHVGEPDLLAGYTIGNNYPAVLNRHVFESLAFHARIALHVRVIHGRDPHHITEAQFKAIARALRAAVERDPRVTGIPSTKGVL from the coding sequence GTGAACCGGATCGCCAAGATCGAGCGCACGACCAAGGAGTCCTCGATCCACGTCGAGCTGGACCTGGACGGCGCGGGCAAGGTCGACGTCAGCACCGGGGTGCCGTTCTTCGACCACATGCTGACCGCGCTCGGCGCGCACGCGTCCTTCGACCTGGTGGTGCGCGCGACCGGGGACGTGGAGATCGACGCCCACCACACCGTCGAGGACACCGCGATCGTGCTCGGCCAGGCCCTGCGCGAGGCGATCGGCGACGCCGCGGGCATTCGCCGTTTCGGCGACGCGTGGATCCCGATGGACGAAACCCTGGCGCACGCCGCGGTCGACGTCTCCGGGCGGCCGTACTGCGTGCACGTCGGCGAGCCCGACCTGCTGGCCGGCTACACCATCGGCAACAACTACCCGGCCGTGCTCAACCGGCACGTGTTCGAGTCGCTGGCCTTCCACGCGCGCATCGCGCTGCACGTGCGCGTGATCCACGGCCGCGACCCGCACCACATCACCGAGGCGCAGTTCAAGGCGATCGCGCGGGCGCTGCGCGCGGCGGTGGAGCGCGACCCGAGGGTCACCGGCATCCCGTCCACCAAGGGCGTGCTCTGA
- a CDS encoding histidinol-phosphate transaminase, with protein MSVLGSEFTLDGLPLREDLRGRSPYGAPQLDVAVRLNTNENPYPPPPALVADVAEATRKAAEQLHRYPDRDAIELRTALAEYLSRATGVALARENVWAANGSNEILQQILQAFGGPGRVAVGFEPSYSMHPIIAAGTRTEWLSAPRRADFSLDADAAVQLIHDRQPDVVFLTSPNNPTGQSIPAEDLRRLVAVAPGMVVVDEAYAEFSAQPSAVELIGQLGGRLIVSRTMSKAFAFAGGRLGYLAAAPAVVDALQLVRLPYHLSSLTQAAALASLRHADATLGSVAALAAERDRVVEALTGMGFSVVPSDANFVLFGRFGDAQAAWKSYLDRGVLIREIGVAGHLRVTIGVPDENDAFLAASKEVATEVQR; from the coding sequence ATGAGCGTCCTGGGCTCGGAGTTCACCCTCGACGGCCTGCCGCTGCGCGAGGACCTGCGCGGGCGCTCGCCGTACGGTGCGCCGCAGCTGGACGTCGCGGTTCGGCTCAACACCAACGAGAACCCGTATCCGCCGCCGCCCGCGCTCGTCGCCGACGTCGCCGAGGCGACCCGCAAGGCCGCCGAGCAGCTGCACCGCTACCCGGACCGGGACGCGATCGAGCTGCGCACGGCGCTCGCGGAGTACCTGAGCCGGGCGACCGGCGTCGCGCTCGCTCGCGAGAACGTGTGGGCCGCCAACGGTTCCAACGAGATCCTGCAGCAGATCCTGCAGGCGTTCGGCGGTCCGGGACGCGTGGCGGTCGGCTTCGAACCGTCGTACTCGATGCATCCGATCATCGCCGCCGGGACGCGCACGGAGTGGCTGTCCGCGCCGCGCCGCGCCGACTTCTCGCTGGACGCCGACGCGGCTGTTCAGCTGATTCACGACCGGCAGCCGGACGTCGTGTTCCTGACCAGCCCGAACAACCCGACCGGGCAGTCCATCCCGGCCGAGGACCTGCGCAGGCTGGTCGCGGTGGCCCCGGGCATGGTCGTGGTGGACGAGGCGTACGCCGAGTTCTCCGCCCAGCCCAGCGCCGTCGAGCTGATCGGGCAGCTGGGCGGCCGGTTGATCGTCTCCCGCACGATGAGCAAGGCGTTCGCCTTCGCCGGCGGGCGGCTGGGCTACCTGGCCGCGGCGCCCGCGGTGGTGGACGCGCTGCAACTGGTCCGGCTGCCGTACCACCTGTCCTCGTTGACGCAGGCCGCGGCGCTGGCCTCGCTGCGGCACGCGGACGCCACCCTCGGTTCGGTCGCGGCGCTGGCCGCCGAGCGCGACCGCGTGGTGGAAGCCTTGACCGGTATGGGTTTCTCCGTGGTGCCGAGCGACGCCAACTTCGTCCTCTTCGGACGGTTCGGCGACGCGCAGGCCGCCTGGAAGTCCTATTTGGACCGTGGAGTGCTGATCAGGGAGATCGGCGTCGCGGGCCACCTGCGGGTGACCATCGGGGTCCCCGACGAGAACGACGCCTTCCTGGCCGCGAGCAAGGAAGTGGCAACGGAGGTGCAGCGGTGA
- the hisD gene encoding histidinol dehydrogenase, with the protein MLSRIDLRGRVPSAAELRASLPRAEVDVDAVLHQVRPVVDAVRDRGVEAVLEFAERFDKVRPARVRVPEAELERALDELDPAVREALETSTARARLVHADQRRTDTTTRVAPGGTVTERWVPVARVGLYVPGGLAVYPSSVGMNVVPAQVAGVESLVVCSPPQAAFGGLPHPAVLAACALLDVTEVWAVGGAQAAALMAYGGVDTDGAALEPVDTVTGPGNIYLTAAKRLLRGLIGIDSEAGPTEIAILADHTADPVHVAADLISQAEHDPQAASVLVTTSEELADAVDAQLAAQVAATKHTERVRTALSGKQSGCLLVSTVDEGLRVVDTYAAEHLEIQTVNAGEVAARVRSAGAIFVGPYSPVSLGDYCAGSNHVLPTGGCARHSSGLSVQTFLRGIHVVEYTREALADVASQVVALANAEDLPAHGQAVTARFGGGAT; encoded by the coding sequence ATGCTGAGCCGCATCGACCTCCGTGGTCGCGTTCCGTCCGCCGCCGAGCTGCGTGCCTCCCTGCCGCGCGCCGAGGTCGACGTGGACGCCGTGCTGCATCAGGTGCGACCGGTGGTGGACGCGGTGCGCGACCGCGGCGTCGAGGCCGTGCTGGAGTTCGCCGAGCGCTTCGACAAGGTGCGCCCCGCGCGCGTGCGCGTACCCGAGGCCGAGCTGGAGCGCGCGCTGGACGAGCTGGACCCGGCCGTGCGCGAGGCGCTGGAGACCTCCACCGCGCGCGCCCGCCTGGTGCACGCCGACCAGCGCCGCACCGACACCACCACCCGCGTCGCGCCTGGCGGTACCGTCACCGAGCGCTGGGTGCCCGTCGCCCGCGTCGGCCTCTACGTGCCCGGCGGCCTCGCGGTCTACCCGTCCTCCGTGGGCATGAACGTGGTGCCCGCGCAGGTGGCGGGCGTCGAGTCGCTCGTCGTGTGCTCGCCGCCCCAGGCCGCGTTCGGCGGGCTGCCGCACCCGGCCGTGCTCGCCGCGTGTGCGCTGCTCGACGTCACCGAGGTGTGGGCGGTCGGCGGTGCGCAGGCCGCCGCGCTGATGGCCTACGGCGGTGTGGACACCGACGGCGCGGCGCTGGAGCCGGTGGACACTGTCACCGGGCCGGGCAACATCTACCTCACCGCCGCCAAGCGGCTGCTGCGCGGGCTGATCGGCATCGACTCCGAGGCGGGCCCGACCGAGATCGCGATCCTGGCCGACCACACCGCCGACCCCGTGCACGTGGCGGCCGACCTGATCAGCCAGGCCGAGCACGACCCGCAGGCCGCCAGCGTGCTGGTGACGACCTCCGAGGAGCTGGCCGACGCCGTCGACGCGCAGCTGGCCGCCCAGGTCGCGGCGACCAAGCACACCGAGCGCGTGCGCACCGCGTTGAGCGGCAAGCAGTCCGGCTGCCTGCTCGTGTCCACTGTGGACGAGGGGCTGCGGGTGGTGGACACCTACGCCGCCGAGCACCTGGAGATCCAGACGGTGAACGCCGGTGAGGTGGCCGCGCGCGTGCGCTCCGCCGGGGCGATCTTCGTCGGCCCGTACTCGCCGGTCTCGCTCGGCGACTACTGCGCGGGCTCCAACCACGTGCTGCCCACCGGTGGCTGCGCGCGGCACTCCTCCGGGCTGAGCGTGCAGACCTTCCTCCGCGGCATCCACGTCGTGGAGTACACCCGCGAGGCGCTGGCCGACGTGGCGTCCCAGGTGGTGGCCCTGGCCAACGCCGAGGACCTGCCCGCGCACGGCCAGGCCGTCACCGCGCGCTTCGGCGGTGGTGCGACATGA
- a CDS encoding M14 family metallopeptidase, translated as MLTRTRRALLAVAFGACAALAASIPAVATATPAPVANQQQTQTDDRAVYLVRGTATVEQRTAVANTGIDVLGFDGAAMTVIGSPAEIADLRAKGFQVELHSRLPKAPDGPGISDFPSGYTGYHNLAELNAELNKSVANFPALAKLSSIGKSHEGRDLSLIKISDNVGTDENEPEVLFTCGQHAREHLTIEMCLRIVQRLTSTYATDAAVKRYVDSREIWIVSNVNPDGSEYDVASGQFRSWRKNRQAPNGTDLNRNWDYKWGCCGGSSGSTGSETYRGPSAFSAPETQRVRDFVNSRVVGGKQQITTHIDWHTYSELILWPFGYTTADTAPGLDADQQRAFATLGRQMAQTNGYTPQQSSDLYITDGSIGDWMWGVHKIWSYTFEMYPKNAWGGGFYPRDTVIAAETSRNDKAVNLLLEYADCVPRVIGKTC; from the coding sequence ATGTTGACAAGAACCAGGCGGGCCCTGCTCGCGGTGGCTTTCGGCGCCTGCGCGGCGCTGGCCGCCTCGATCCCCGCCGTTGCCACAGCGACCCCTGCACCCGTGGCGAACCAGCAGCAGACCCAGACCGACGACCGCGCCGTCTACCTGGTGCGCGGCACCGCCACCGTGGAACAGCGCACGGCGGTGGCGAACACGGGGATCGACGTCCTCGGGTTCGACGGCGCCGCGATGACGGTGATCGGTTCCCCTGCCGAGATCGCGGACCTGCGCGCGAAGGGTTTCCAGGTCGAGCTCCACTCGCGGCTGCCGAAGGCCCCCGACGGCCCCGGCATCAGCGACTTCCCGTCCGGCTACACCGGCTACCACAACCTGGCCGAGCTGAACGCGGAGCTGAACAAGTCGGTCGCGAACTTCCCCGCGCTGGCCAAGCTCTCCAGCATCGGCAAGAGCCACGAGGGCCGCGACCTCAGCCTGATCAAGATCAGTGACAACGTCGGCACCGACGAGAACGAGCCGGAGGTGCTGTTCACCTGCGGGCAGCACGCCCGTGAGCACCTGACCATCGAGATGTGCCTGCGCATCGTGCAGCGCCTCACCTCCACCTACGCGACCGACGCGGCGGTGAAGCGCTACGTCGACTCGCGGGAGATCTGGATCGTCTCCAACGTCAACCCGGACGGGTCGGAGTACGACGTGGCCAGCGGCCAGTTCCGCAGCTGGCGCAAGAACCGCCAGGCGCCCAACGGCACCGACCTCAACCGCAACTGGGACTACAAGTGGGGCTGCTGCGGCGGTTCCTCCGGCAGCACCGGCAGCGAGACCTACCGCGGCCCGTCGGCGTTCTCCGCGCCGGAGACGCAGCGCGTCCGCGACTTCGTGAACTCGCGGGTGGTCGGCGGCAAGCAGCAGATCACCACGCACATCGACTGGCACACCTACTCGGAGCTGATCCTGTGGCCCTTCGGCTACACGACGGCCGACACCGCTCCGGGCCTGGACGCCGACCAGCAGCGGGCCTTCGCCACGCTGGGCCGCCAGATGGCCCAGACCAACGGCTACACGCCGCAGCAGAGCAGTGACCTCTACATCACCGACGGCAGCATCGGCGACTGGATGTGGGGCGTGCACAAGATCTGGAGCTACACCTTCGAGATGTACCCGAAGAACGCGTGGGGCGGCGGTTTCTACCCGAGGGACACCGTGATCGCCGCGGAGACCTCGCGCAACGACAAGGCCGTCAACCTGCTCCTGGAGTACGCCGACTGCGTGCCCCGGGTGATCGGCAAGACCTGCTAG
- a CDS encoding M14 family metallopeptidase, with amino-acid sequence MATRLGLRAVAVGACLAVIVPAYGLATMPEAETVYTVDGVAGTDARTEVVSSGADVLGVDHAEMTVSALPGEAKLLRDKGFKLTPIGDRARQLAERSGPGVTPRDFPPADAGYHNYAELTAELQKTARDFPDLAKVSSVGKSHEGKDVWLVKLSANVATDENEPETIFTCNQHAREHLSAEMCLRRIVQRFTTGYATDPAVKKLMDSREIWVLPMVNPDGIEYDVSTGTYKSWRLNRQPNPGSSRIGTDLNRNWGHKWGCCGGSSSTPGSETYRGAGPFSAPETKVISDFVNSRVVGGKQQITTHIDWHTYGELVMWPYGYTKDDTTPDLNSEHLRAFKELGTQMAASNRYKPQQASDLYITDGGVRDWMWGRHRIWSYTFEMFGGQYGFYPPDEVIDRETSRNDKAVELMLTYADCVPRIVGGTCG; translated from the coding sequence ATGGCCACCCGACTCGGCCTGAGAGCCGTCGCGGTCGGCGCCTGCCTGGCCGTGATCGTCCCGGCGTACGGCCTGGCCACCATGCCGGAAGCCGAGACCGTCTACACCGTGGACGGCGTCGCCGGCACGGACGCGCGCACGGAGGTCGTCTCCTCCGGCGCGGACGTGCTCGGCGTCGACCACGCGGAGATGACCGTCTCCGCCCTGCCTGGTGAGGCTAAACTCTTGCGCGACAAGGGTTTCAAGCTCACGCCGATCGGTGACCGGGCCCGTCAGCTGGCCGAGCGCAGCGGACCCGGCGTCACTCCGAGGGACTTCCCGCCCGCCGACGCCGGCTACCACAACTACGCGGAGCTGACCGCGGAGCTGCAGAAGACCGCCCGCGACTTCCCCGACCTGGCCAAAGTCTCCAGCGTCGGCAAGAGCCACGAGGGCAAGGACGTCTGGCTGGTCAAGCTCAGCGCCAACGTCGCGACCGACGAGAACGAACCGGAGACGATCTTCACCTGCAACCAGCACGCCCGCGAGCACCTGTCCGCGGAGATGTGCCTGCGCCGCATCGTGCAGCGCTTCACCACCGGCTACGCCACCGACCCCGCTGTCAAGAAGCTCATGGACAGCAGGGAGATCTGGGTGCTGCCGATGGTGAACCCGGACGGCATCGAGTACGACGTGTCCACCGGCACCTACAAGAGCTGGCGGCTCAACCGGCAGCCGAACCCGGGCAGCAGCCGGATCGGCACCGACCTCAACCGCAACTGGGGCCACAAGTGGGGCTGCTGCGGCGGATCCTCGTCGACGCCGGGCAGTGAGACCTACCGGGGCGCCGGCCCGTTCTCCGCGCCGGAGACCAAGGTGATCAGCGACTTCGTGAACAGCCGCGTGGTCGGCGGCAAGCAGCAGATCACCACGCACATCGACTGGCACACCTACGGCGAGCTGGTGATGTGGCCCTACGGCTACACCAAGGACGACACCACGCCGGACCTGAACTCCGAGCACCTGCGCGCGTTCAAGGAGCTGGGCACCCAGATGGCGGCGAGCAACCGCTACAAGCCCCAGCAGGCCAGCGACCTCTACATCACCGACGGCGGCGTCCGGGACTGGATGTGGGGCCGGCACCGGATCTGGAGCTACACCTTCGAGATGTTCGGCGGCCAGTACGGCTTCTACCCACCCGATGAGGTGATCGACCGCGAGACGAGTCGCAACGACAAGGCGGTCGAGCTGATGCTCACTTACGCGGATTGCGTTCCGCGCATCGTCGGCGGTACATGCGGGTGA